One window of Magallana gigas chromosome 2, xbMagGiga1.1, whole genome shotgun sequence genomic DNA carries:
- the LOC105336527 gene encoding stromal interaction molecule 1 isoform X3 has product MEKDYHHQRLSEMTSAFCVTVSAFIAFTALGFAANSTNRSEPLRNFEMFNADGKFVIVCDEKDIVCKRDNISLEAVYEIHHLIDDDQNGNVDQSESDEFMRDELQYKDGSNERLSIFHGNDKLISVEDLWRAWKKSQVYNWTVEEVTDWLDRHVELSQYIATFKSAKIDGTMLPSIAIQNNNFTRNVLKIKNAIHRQKISVKAMDLILFGPPKDKPNYVKDLILVTSLCVALLGCGIAYSFHKTSKNQMKKVMEEMENLQKAEDSLMALQDKLLQAEEKQKSAYQEKETLEMRYQDEIDLAKREAEKLRKEREAGKQEENSVVSLAERELEQVRAALRRAEKELEKKAHSVPPDLQQWLQLTYETEQMYFHIKKREAERQLDQAREECRRIQKKRGTLFGPLRMAPSNTIDEFDNKIECARQALDEVRKCLTEKSQRWHHIEQLCGFSISNNPGKEHLLQTLFMDSGSSTVGFNSALGSLNVDEAELDEDPQFGLHRPKSAGYQMQVRQRPKALVGSSSSLVRMGFAGSNSSLSRPGHVGGRVGDASVSPVSPLSETTSVISDSDRPLFNLDESSSESPSSSETDKPVETGRTEDSDSDSKGTKHTERSISNGSGGSSQPQSASKERDSVGNYSLPTSSQLISQNSSPVLMPKSQSELNIKKMYVKSVSVENNGKLDPERLENKKKRNQFLKLLTFKKKKS; this is encoded by the exons ATGGAAAAGGACTATCATCATCAACGTCTTTCAGAAATGACAAGTGCCTTCTGTGTAACAGTGTCGGCTTTCATTGCTTTCACTGCTCTCGGATTTGCTGCCAATTCAACAAACAGAAGTGAACCTCTCAGGAACTTTGAGATGTTCAATGCCGATGGAAAGTTTGTTATTG tttgTGACGAGAAAGACATTGTTTGCAAGCGAGATAACATTAGTCTTGAAGCTGTGTACGAGATACACCATCTCATAGATGACGACCAAAATGGCAATGTTGACCAATCAGAGAGCGATGAG TTTATGAGAGATGAACTTCAATACAAAGATGGCTCAAATGAAAGGCTGTCCATTTTCCATGGCAATGACAAATTGATAAGTGTGGAGGATTTGTGGCGCGCATGGAAAAAGTCACAAG TGTACAACTGGACAGTGGAGGAGGTCACTGATTGGTTGGACAGACATGTGGAGCTCAGCCAATACATAGCCACCTTCAAGTCGGCCAAAATCGACGGCACCATGCTACCAAG CATTGCCATTCAGAATAACAACTTCACTAGAAATGTCTTAAAGATTAAGAATGCCATCCATCGACAGAAGATCTCTGTCAAAGCTATGGATCTCATCCTGTTTGGGCCTCCGAAAG atAAGCCTAACTATGTGAAGGACTTGATCCTAGTGACCTCCCTTTGTGTAGCTCTCCTGGGCTGTGGCATTGCCTACTCCTTCCACAAGACCTCCAAAAACCAGATGAAGAAAGTGATGGAAGAGATGGAGAACCTACAGAAGGCTGAGGACTCACTGATGGCTCTTCAGGATAA GCTGTTACAGGCGGAGGAGAAACAGAAATCAGCTTATCAAGAGAAAGAGACCCTAGAGATGAGATACCAGGATGAAATTGATCTGGCAAAG agAGAGGCAGAGAAACTTAGAAAAGAAAGAGAGGCAGGAAAACAAGAAGAGAACTCTGTGGTGTCTCTGGCAGAGAGGGAATTAGAACAG gtgAGAGCAGCCCTGAGGAGGGCAGAGAAAGAACTGGAGAAGAAAGCTCACAGTGTACCACCTGATCTCCAGCAATGGCTGCAGCTGACGTATGAAACAGAACAAATGTACTTCCACATCAAGAAACGAGAGGCAGAGAGACAGCTAGATCAGGCCAGGGAGGAG TGTAGAAGAATTCAGAAGAAGAGAGGAACTTTATTTGGGCCGCTGAGGATGGCTCCGAGTAACACCATAGACGAGTTTGATAATAAGATAGAATGTGCCAG GCAGGCCCTGGATGAGGTCAGGAAGTGTTTGACAGAAAAATCCCAGAGGTGGCACCACATAGAGCAGCTGTGTGGCTTCTCCATCAGCAACAACCCGGGCAAAGAGCACCTGCTGCAGACTCTGTTTATGGACTCAG GTAGCAGTACTGTAGGCTTTAATTCTGCACTGGGCAGCTTAAACGTGGATGAGGCTGAACTAGATGAAGATCCACAGTTTG GCTTACATCGGCCCAAGTCTGCAg GATACCAAATGCAGGTGCGACAACGCCCCAAAGCTTTGGTGGGTAGCAGTTCCTCGCTGGTCCGTATGGGCTTTGCAGGCAGCAACAGTTCTCTGAGCCGCCCAGGGCATGTAGGGGGCAGGGTGGGTGATGCTTCTGTGTCCCCTGTATCCCCCTTGTCAGAGACCACCAGTGTTATTTCTGACTCTGACAGACCGCTGTTTAATCTGGACGAGAG ttCCTCGGAATCTCCCTCCTCCTCAGAGACAGATAAACCTGTAGAGACGGGGCGGACTGAGGATTCAGACTCGGACTCAAAAGGGACCAAGCACACCGAGCGCTCTATATCCAATGGAAGCGGTGGGAGTAGTCAACCGCAGTCGGCCAGTAAGGAAAGAGATAGTGTGGGTAATTATAGTCTACCCACAAGTTCACAGCTGATCTCTCAAAACTCCAGTCCCGTTTTAATGCCAAAGTCCCAGTCAGAGCTGAACATAAAGAAGATGTATGTGAAGTCAGTAAGTGTAGAGAACAATGGAAAGCTGGACCCAGAAAGACtggaaaacaagaaaaaacgAAATCAGTTCCTCAAACTGTTAACGttcaaaaagaaaaagtcaTAG
- the LOC105336527 gene encoding stromal interaction molecule 1 isoform X5, translating into MFVCDEKDIVCKRDNISLEAVYEIHHLIDDDQNGNVDQSESDEFMRDELQYKDGSNERLSIFHGNDKLISVEDLWRAWKKSQVYNWTVEEVTDWLDRHVELSQYIATFKSAKIDGTMLPSIAIQNNNFTRNVLKIKNAIHRQKISVKAMDLILFGPPKDKPNYVKDLILVTSLCVALLGCGIAYSFHKTSKNQMKKVMEEMENLQKAEDSLMALQDKLLQAEEKQKSAYQEKETLEMRYQDEIDLAKREAEKLRKEREAGKQEENSVVSLAERELEQVRAALRRAEKELEKKAHSVPPDLQQWLQLTYETEQMYFHIKKREAERQLDQAREECRRIQKKRGTLFGPLRMAPSNTIDEFDNKIECARQALDEVRKCLTEKSQRWHHIEQLCGFSISNNPGKEHLLQTLFMDSGSSTVGFNSALGSLNVDEAELDEDPQFGLHRPKSAAMYYTSSMANGFSRPPLYTGYQMQVRQRPKALVGSSSSLVRMGFAGSNSSLSRPGHVGGRVGDASVSPVSPLSETTSVISDSDRPLFNLDESSSESPSSSETDKPVETGRTEDSDSDSKGTKHTERSISNGSGGSSQPQSASKERDSVGNYSLPTSSQLISQNSSPVLMPKSQSELNIKKMYVKSVSVENNGKLDPERLENKKKRNQFLKLLTFKKKKS; encoded by the exons ATGTTTG tttgTGACGAGAAAGACATTGTTTGCAAGCGAGATAACATTAGTCTTGAAGCTGTGTACGAGATACACCATCTCATAGATGACGACCAAAATGGCAATGTTGACCAATCAGAGAGCGATGAG TTTATGAGAGATGAACTTCAATACAAAGATGGCTCAAATGAAAGGCTGTCCATTTTCCATGGCAATGACAAATTGATAAGTGTGGAGGATTTGTGGCGCGCATGGAAAAAGTCACAAG TGTACAACTGGACAGTGGAGGAGGTCACTGATTGGTTGGACAGACATGTGGAGCTCAGCCAATACATAGCCACCTTCAAGTCGGCCAAAATCGACGGCACCATGCTACCAAG CATTGCCATTCAGAATAACAACTTCACTAGAAATGTCTTAAAGATTAAGAATGCCATCCATCGACAGAAGATCTCTGTCAAAGCTATGGATCTCATCCTGTTTGGGCCTCCGAAAG atAAGCCTAACTATGTGAAGGACTTGATCCTAGTGACCTCCCTTTGTGTAGCTCTCCTGGGCTGTGGCATTGCCTACTCCTTCCACAAGACCTCCAAAAACCAGATGAAGAAAGTGATGGAAGAGATGGAGAACCTACAGAAGGCTGAGGACTCACTGATGGCTCTTCAGGATAA GCTGTTACAGGCGGAGGAGAAACAGAAATCAGCTTATCAAGAGAAAGAGACCCTAGAGATGAGATACCAGGATGAAATTGATCTGGCAAAG agAGAGGCAGAGAAACTTAGAAAAGAAAGAGAGGCAGGAAAACAAGAAGAGAACTCTGTGGTGTCTCTGGCAGAGAGGGAATTAGAACAG gtgAGAGCAGCCCTGAGGAGGGCAGAGAAAGAACTGGAGAAGAAAGCTCACAGTGTACCACCTGATCTCCAGCAATGGCTGCAGCTGACGTATGAAACAGAACAAATGTACTTCCACATCAAGAAACGAGAGGCAGAGAGACAGCTAGATCAGGCCAGGGAGGAG TGTAGAAGAATTCAGAAGAAGAGAGGAACTTTATTTGGGCCGCTGAGGATGGCTCCGAGTAACACCATAGACGAGTTTGATAATAAGATAGAATGTGCCAG GCAGGCCCTGGATGAGGTCAGGAAGTGTTTGACAGAAAAATCCCAGAGGTGGCACCACATAGAGCAGCTGTGTGGCTTCTCCATCAGCAACAACCCGGGCAAAGAGCACCTGCTGCAGACTCTGTTTATGGACTCAG GTAGCAGTACTGTAGGCTTTAATTCTGCACTGGGCAGCTTAAACGTGGATGAGGCTGAACTAGATGAAGATCCACAGTTTG GCTTACATCGGCCCAAGTCTGCAg CCATGTATTATACGTCTTCGATGGCAAATGGTTTTTCACGTCCACCCCTGTACACAG GATACCAAATGCAGGTGCGACAACGCCCCAAAGCTTTGGTGGGTAGCAGTTCCTCGCTGGTCCGTATGGGCTTTGCAGGCAGCAACAGTTCTCTGAGCCGCCCAGGGCATGTAGGGGGCAGGGTGGGTGATGCTTCTGTGTCCCCTGTATCCCCCTTGTCAGAGACCACCAGTGTTATTTCTGACTCTGACAGACCGCTGTTTAATCTGGACGAGAG ttCCTCGGAATCTCCCTCCTCCTCAGAGACAGATAAACCTGTAGAGACGGGGCGGACTGAGGATTCAGACTCGGACTCAAAAGGGACCAAGCACACCGAGCGCTCTATATCCAATGGAAGCGGTGGGAGTAGTCAACCGCAGTCGGCCAGTAAGGAAAGAGATAGTGTGGGTAATTATAGTCTACCCACAAGTTCACAGCTGATCTCTCAAAACTCCAGTCCCGTTTTAATGCCAAAGTCCCAGTCAGAGCTGAACATAAAGAAGATGTATGTGAAGTCAGTAAGTGTAGAGAACAATGGAAAGCTGGACCCAGAAAGACtggaaaacaagaaaaaacgAAATCAGTTCCTCAAACTGTTAACGttcaaaaagaaaaagtcaTAG
- the LOC105336527 gene encoding stromal interaction molecule 1 isoform X1, whose translation MEKDYHHQRLSEMTSAFCVTVSAFIAFTALGFAANSTNRSEPLRNFEMFNADGKFVIVCDEKDIVCKRDNISLEAVYEIHHLIDDDQNGNVDQSESDEFMRDELQYKDGSNERLSIFHGNDKLISVEDLWRAWKKSQVYNWTVEEVTDWLDRHVELSQYIATFKSAKIDGTMLPSIAIQNNNFTRNVLKIKNAIHRQKISVKAMDLILFGPPKDKPNYVKDLILVTSLCVALLGCGIAYSFHKTSKNQMKKVMEEMENLQKAEDSLMALQDKLLQAEEKQKSAYQEKETLEMRYQDEIDLAKREAEKLRKEREAGKQEENSVVSLAERELEQVRAALRRAEKELEKKAHSVPPDLQQWLQLTYETEQMYFHIKKREAERQLDQAREECRRIQKKRGTLFGPLRMAPSNTIDEFDNKIECARQALDEVRKCLTEKSQRWHHIEQLCGFSISNNPGKEHLLQTLFMDSGSSTVGFNSALGSLNVDEAELDEDPQFGLHRPKSAAMYYTSSMANGFSRPPLYTGYQMQVRQRPKALVGSSSSLVRMGFAGSNSSLSRPGHVGGRVGDASVSPVSPLSETTSVISDSDRPLFNLDESSSESPSSSETDKPVETGRTEDSDSDSKGTKHTERSISNGSGGSSQPQSASKERDSVGNYSLPTSSQLISQNSSPVLMPKSQSELNIKKMYVKSVSVENNGKLDPERLENKKKRNQFLKLLTFKKKKS comes from the exons ATGGAAAAGGACTATCATCATCAACGTCTTTCAGAAATGACAAGTGCCTTCTGTGTAACAGTGTCGGCTTTCATTGCTTTCACTGCTCTCGGATTTGCTGCCAATTCAACAAACAGAAGTGAACCTCTCAGGAACTTTGAGATGTTCAATGCCGATGGAAAGTTTGTTATTG tttgTGACGAGAAAGACATTGTTTGCAAGCGAGATAACATTAGTCTTGAAGCTGTGTACGAGATACACCATCTCATAGATGACGACCAAAATGGCAATGTTGACCAATCAGAGAGCGATGAG TTTATGAGAGATGAACTTCAATACAAAGATGGCTCAAATGAAAGGCTGTCCATTTTCCATGGCAATGACAAATTGATAAGTGTGGAGGATTTGTGGCGCGCATGGAAAAAGTCACAAG TGTACAACTGGACAGTGGAGGAGGTCACTGATTGGTTGGACAGACATGTGGAGCTCAGCCAATACATAGCCACCTTCAAGTCGGCCAAAATCGACGGCACCATGCTACCAAG CATTGCCATTCAGAATAACAACTTCACTAGAAATGTCTTAAAGATTAAGAATGCCATCCATCGACAGAAGATCTCTGTCAAAGCTATGGATCTCATCCTGTTTGGGCCTCCGAAAG atAAGCCTAACTATGTGAAGGACTTGATCCTAGTGACCTCCCTTTGTGTAGCTCTCCTGGGCTGTGGCATTGCCTACTCCTTCCACAAGACCTCCAAAAACCAGATGAAGAAAGTGATGGAAGAGATGGAGAACCTACAGAAGGCTGAGGACTCACTGATGGCTCTTCAGGATAA GCTGTTACAGGCGGAGGAGAAACAGAAATCAGCTTATCAAGAGAAAGAGACCCTAGAGATGAGATACCAGGATGAAATTGATCTGGCAAAG agAGAGGCAGAGAAACTTAGAAAAGAAAGAGAGGCAGGAAAACAAGAAGAGAACTCTGTGGTGTCTCTGGCAGAGAGGGAATTAGAACAG gtgAGAGCAGCCCTGAGGAGGGCAGAGAAAGAACTGGAGAAGAAAGCTCACAGTGTACCACCTGATCTCCAGCAATGGCTGCAGCTGACGTATGAAACAGAACAAATGTACTTCCACATCAAGAAACGAGAGGCAGAGAGACAGCTAGATCAGGCCAGGGAGGAG TGTAGAAGAATTCAGAAGAAGAGAGGAACTTTATTTGGGCCGCTGAGGATGGCTCCGAGTAACACCATAGACGAGTTTGATAATAAGATAGAATGTGCCAG GCAGGCCCTGGATGAGGTCAGGAAGTGTTTGACAGAAAAATCCCAGAGGTGGCACCACATAGAGCAGCTGTGTGGCTTCTCCATCAGCAACAACCCGGGCAAAGAGCACCTGCTGCAGACTCTGTTTATGGACTCAG GTAGCAGTACTGTAGGCTTTAATTCTGCACTGGGCAGCTTAAACGTGGATGAGGCTGAACTAGATGAAGATCCACAGTTTG GCTTACATCGGCCCAAGTCTGCAg CCATGTATTATACGTCTTCGATGGCAAATGGTTTTTCACGTCCACCCCTGTACACAG GATACCAAATGCAGGTGCGACAACGCCCCAAAGCTTTGGTGGGTAGCAGTTCCTCGCTGGTCCGTATGGGCTTTGCAGGCAGCAACAGTTCTCTGAGCCGCCCAGGGCATGTAGGGGGCAGGGTGGGTGATGCTTCTGTGTCCCCTGTATCCCCCTTGTCAGAGACCACCAGTGTTATTTCTGACTCTGACAGACCGCTGTTTAATCTGGACGAGAG ttCCTCGGAATCTCCCTCCTCCTCAGAGACAGATAAACCTGTAGAGACGGGGCGGACTGAGGATTCAGACTCGGACTCAAAAGGGACCAAGCACACCGAGCGCTCTATATCCAATGGAAGCGGTGGGAGTAGTCAACCGCAGTCGGCCAGTAAGGAAAGAGATAGTGTGGGTAATTATAGTCTACCCACAAGTTCACAGCTGATCTCTCAAAACTCCAGTCCCGTTTTAATGCCAAAGTCCCAGTCAGAGCTGAACATAAAGAAGATGTATGTGAAGTCAGTAAGTGTAGAGAACAATGGAAAGCTGGACCCAGAAAGACtggaaaacaagaaaaaacgAAATCAGTTCCTCAAACTGTTAACGttcaaaaagaaaaagtcaTAG
- the LOC105336527 gene encoding stromal interaction molecule 1 isoform X2, translating into MEKDYHHQRLSEMTSAFCVTVSAFIAFTALGFAANSTNRSEPLRNFEMFNADGKFVIVCDEKDIVCKRDNISLEAVYEIHHLIDDDQNGNVDQSESDEFMRDELQYKDGSNERLSIFHGNDKLISVEDLWRAWKKSQVYNWTVEEVTDWLDRHVELSQYIATFKSAKIDGTMLPSIAIQNNNFTRNVLKIKNAIHRQKISVKAMDLILFGPPKDKPNYVKDLILVTSLCVALLGCGIAYSFHKTSKNQMKKVMEEMENLQKAEDSLMALQDKLLQAEEKQKSAYQEKETLEMRYQDEIDLAKREAEKLRKEREAGKQEENSVVSLAERELEQVRAALRRAEKELEKKAHSVPPDLQQWLQLTYETEQMYFHIKKREAERQLDQAREECRRIQKKRGTLFGPLRMAPSNTIDEFDNKIECARQALDEVRKCLTEKSQRWHHIEQLCGFSISNNPGKEHLLQTLFMDSGSSTVGFNSALGSLNVDEAELDEDPQFAMYYTSSMANGFSRPPLYTGYQMQVRQRPKALVGSSSSLVRMGFAGSNSSLSRPGHVGGRVGDASVSPVSPLSETTSVISDSDRPLFNLDESSSESPSSSETDKPVETGRTEDSDSDSKGTKHTERSISNGSGGSSQPQSASKERDSVGNYSLPTSSQLISQNSSPVLMPKSQSELNIKKMYVKSVSVENNGKLDPERLENKKKRNQFLKLLTFKKKKS; encoded by the exons ATGGAAAAGGACTATCATCATCAACGTCTTTCAGAAATGACAAGTGCCTTCTGTGTAACAGTGTCGGCTTTCATTGCTTTCACTGCTCTCGGATTTGCTGCCAATTCAACAAACAGAAGTGAACCTCTCAGGAACTTTGAGATGTTCAATGCCGATGGAAAGTTTGTTATTG tttgTGACGAGAAAGACATTGTTTGCAAGCGAGATAACATTAGTCTTGAAGCTGTGTACGAGATACACCATCTCATAGATGACGACCAAAATGGCAATGTTGACCAATCAGAGAGCGATGAG TTTATGAGAGATGAACTTCAATACAAAGATGGCTCAAATGAAAGGCTGTCCATTTTCCATGGCAATGACAAATTGATAAGTGTGGAGGATTTGTGGCGCGCATGGAAAAAGTCACAAG TGTACAACTGGACAGTGGAGGAGGTCACTGATTGGTTGGACAGACATGTGGAGCTCAGCCAATACATAGCCACCTTCAAGTCGGCCAAAATCGACGGCACCATGCTACCAAG CATTGCCATTCAGAATAACAACTTCACTAGAAATGTCTTAAAGATTAAGAATGCCATCCATCGACAGAAGATCTCTGTCAAAGCTATGGATCTCATCCTGTTTGGGCCTCCGAAAG atAAGCCTAACTATGTGAAGGACTTGATCCTAGTGACCTCCCTTTGTGTAGCTCTCCTGGGCTGTGGCATTGCCTACTCCTTCCACAAGACCTCCAAAAACCAGATGAAGAAAGTGATGGAAGAGATGGAGAACCTACAGAAGGCTGAGGACTCACTGATGGCTCTTCAGGATAA GCTGTTACAGGCGGAGGAGAAACAGAAATCAGCTTATCAAGAGAAAGAGACCCTAGAGATGAGATACCAGGATGAAATTGATCTGGCAAAG agAGAGGCAGAGAAACTTAGAAAAGAAAGAGAGGCAGGAAAACAAGAAGAGAACTCTGTGGTGTCTCTGGCAGAGAGGGAATTAGAACAG gtgAGAGCAGCCCTGAGGAGGGCAGAGAAAGAACTGGAGAAGAAAGCTCACAGTGTACCACCTGATCTCCAGCAATGGCTGCAGCTGACGTATGAAACAGAACAAATGTACTTCCACATCAAGAAACGAGAGGCAGAGAGACAGCTAGATCAGGCCAGGGAGGAG TGTAGAAGAATTCAGAAGAAGAGAGGAACTTTATTTGGGCCGCTGAGGATGGCTCCGAGTAACACCATAGACGAGTTTGATAATAAGATAGAATGTGCCAG GCAGGCCCTGGATGAGGTCAGGAAGTGTTTGACAGAAAAATCCCAGAGGTGGCACCACATAGAGCAGCTGTGTGGCTTCTCCATCAGCAACAACCCGGGCAAAGAGCACCTGCTGCAGACTCTGTTTATGGACTCAG GTAGCAGTACTGTAGGCTTTAATTCTGCACTGGGCAGCTTAAACGTGGATGAGGCTGAACTAGATGAAGATCCACAGTTTG CCATGTATTATACGTCTTCGATGGCAAATGGTTTTTCACGTCCACCCCTGTACACAG GATACCAAATGCAGGTGCGACAACGCCCCAAAGCTTTGGTGGGTAGCAGTTCCTCGCTGGTCCGTATGGGCTTTGCAGGCAGCAACAGTTCTCTGAGCCGCCCAGGGCATGTAGGGGGCAGGGTGGGTGATGCTTCTGTGTCCCCTGTATCCCCCTTGTCAGAGACCACCAGTGTTATTTCTGACTCTGACAGACCGCTGTTTAATCTGGACGAGAG ttCCTCGGAATCTCCCTCCTCCTCAGAGACAGATAAACCTGTAGAGACGGGGCGGACTGAGGATTCAGACTCGGACTCAAAAGGGACCAAGCACACCGAGCGCTCTATATCCAATGGAAGCGGTGGGAGTAGTCAACCGCAGTCGGCCAGTAAGGAAAGAGATAGTGTGGGTAATTATAGTCTACCCACAAGTTCACAGCTGATCTCTCAAAACTCCAGTCCCGTTTTAATGCCAAAGTCCCAGTCAGAGCTGAACATAAAGAAGATGTATGTGAAGTCAGTAAGTGTAGAGAACAATGGAAAGCTGGACCCAGAAAGACtggaaaacaagaaaaaacgAAATCAGTTCCTCAAACTGTTAACGttcaaaaagaaaaagtcaTAG
- the LOC105336527 gene encoding stromal interaction molecule 1 isoform X4 gives MEKDYHHQRLSEMTSAFCVTVSAFIAFTALGFAANSTNRSEPLRNFEMFNADGKFVIVCDEKDIVCKRDNISLEAVYEIHHLIDDDQNGNVDQSESDEFMRDELQYKDGSNERLSIFHGNDKLISVEDLWRAWKKSQVYNWTVEEVTDWLDRHVELSQYIATFKSAKIDGTMLPSIAIQNNNFTRNVLKIKNAIHRQKISVKAMDLILFGPPKDKPNYVKDLILVTSLCVALLGCGIAYSFHKTSKNQMKKVMEEMENLQKAEDSLMALQDKLLQAEEKQKSAYQEKETLEMRYQDEIDLAKREAEKLRKEREAGKQEENSVVSLAERELEQVRAALRRAEKELEKKAHSVPPDLQQWLQLTYETEQMYFHIKKREAERQLDQAREECRRIQKKRGTLFGPLRMAPSNTIDEFDNKIECARQALDEVRKCLTEKSQRWHHIEQLCGFSISNNPGKEHLLQTLFMDSGSSTVGFNSALGSLNVDEAELDEDPQFGYQMQVRQRPKALVGSSSSLVRMGFAGSNSSLSRPGHVGGRVGDASVSPVSPLSETTSVISDSDRPLFNLDESSSESPSSSETDKPVETGRTEDSDSDSKGTKHTERSISNGSGGSSQPQSASKERDSVGNYSLPTSSQLISQNSSPVLMPKSQSELNIKKMYVKSVSVENNGKLDPERLENKKKRNQFLKLLTFKKKKS, from the exons ATGGAAAAGGACTATCATCATCAACGTCTTTCAGAAATGACAAGTGCCTTCTGTGTAACAGTGTCGGCTTTCATTGCTTTCACTGCTCTCGGATTTGCTGCCAATTCAACAAACAGAAGTGAACCTCTCAGGAACTTTGAGATGTTCAATGCCGATGGAAAGTTTGTTATTG tttgTGACGAGAAAGACATTGTTTGCAAGCGAGATAACATTAGTCTTGAAGCTGTGTACGAGATACACCATCTCATAGATGACGACCAAAATGGCAATGTTGACCAATCAGAGAGCGATGAG TTTATGAGAGATGAACTTCAATACAAAGATGGCTCAAATGAAAGGCTGTCCATTTTCCATGGCAATGACAAATTGATAAGTGTGGAGGATTTGTGGCGCGCATGGAAAAAGTCACAAG TGTACAACTGGACAGTGGAGGAGGTCACTGATTGGTTGGACAGACATGTGGAGCTCAGCCAATACATAGCCACCTTCAAGTCGGCCAAAATCGACGGCACCATGCTACCAAG CATTGCCATTCAGAATAACAACTTCACTAGAAATGTCTTAAAGATTAAGAATGCCATCCATCGACAGAAGATCTCTGTCAAAGCTATGGATCTCATCCTGTTTGGGCCTCCGAAAG atAAGCCTAACTATGTGAAGGACTTGATCCTAGTGACCTCCCTTTGTGTAGCTCTCCTGGGCTGTGGCATTGCCTACTCCTTCCACAAGACCTCCAAAAACCAGATGAAGAAAGTGATGGAAGAGATGGAGAACCTACAGAAGGCTGAGGACTCACTGATGGCTCTTCAGGATAA GCTGTTACAGGCGGAGGAGAAACAGAAATCAGCTTATCAAGAGAAAGAGACCCTAGAGATGAGATACCAGGATGAAATTGATCTGGCAAAG agAGAGGCAGAGAAACTTAGAAAAGAAAGAGAGGCAGGAAAACAAGAAGAGAACTCTGTGGTGTCTCTGGCAGAGAGGGAATTAGAACAG gtgAGAGCAGCCCTGAGGAGGGCAGAGAAAGAACTGGAGAAGAAAGCTCACAGTGTACCACCTGATCTCCAGCAATGGCTGCAGCTGACGTATGAAACAGAACAAATGTACTTCCACATCAAGAAACGAGAGGCAGAGAGACAGCTAGATCAGGCCAGGGAGGAG TGTAGAAGAATTCAGAAGAAGAGAGGAACTTTATTTGGGCCGCTGAGGATGGCTCCGAGTAACACCATAGACGAGTTTGATAATAAGATAGAATGTGCCAG GCAGGCCCTGGATGAGGTCAGGAAGTGTTTGACAGAAAAATCCCAGAGGTGGCACCACATAGAGCAGCTGTGTGGCTTCTCCATCAGCAACAACCCGGGCAAAGAGCACCTGCTGCAGACTCTGTTTATGGACTCAG GTAGCAGTACTGTAGGCTTTAATTCTGCACTGGGCAGCTTAAACGTGGATGAGGCTGAACTAGATGAAGATCCACAGTTTG GATACCAAATGCAGGTGCGACAACGCCCCAAAGCTTTGGTGGGTAGCAGTTCCTCGCTGGTCCGTATGGGCTTTGCAGGCAGCAACAGTTCTCTGAGCCGCCCAGGGCATGTAGGGGGCAGGGTGGGTGATGCTTCTGTGTCCCCTGTATCCCCCTTGTCAGAGACCACCAGTGTTATTTCTGACTCTGACAGACCGCTGTTTAATCTGGACGAGAG ttCCTCGGAATCTCCCTCCTCCTCAGAGACAGATAAACCTGTAGAGACGGGGCGGACTGAGGATTCAGACTCGGACTCAAAAGGGACCAAGCACACCGAGCGCTCTATATCCAATGGAAGCGGTGGGAGTAGTCAACCGCAGTCGGCCAGTAAGGAAAGAGATAGTGTGGGTAATTATAGTCTACCCACAAGTTCACAGCTGATCTCTCAAAACTCCAGTCCCGTTTTAATGCCAAAGTCCCAGTCAGAGCTGAACATAAAGAAGATGTATGTGAAGTCAGTAAGTGTAGAGAACAATGGAAAGCTGGACCCAGAAAGACtggaaaacaagaaaaaacgAAATCAGTTCCTCAAACTGTTAACGttcaaaaagaaaaagtcaTAG